A DNA window from Hordeum vulgare subsp. vulgare chromosome 1H, MorexV3_pseudomolecules_assembly, whole genome shotgun sequence contains the following coding sequences:
- the LOC123449530 gene encoding protein DETOXIFICATION 14-like — protein MEDRAPLLPRRQEPAMAAGKGGWWWAGAAAAEEARKVAHVALPMAAVSVAQYAVQVASNMMVGHLPGGVLALSASAIATSLASVSGFSLLIGMASGLETLCGQAYGAEQYGRLGVQTYRAMVTLTAVSIPISLLWVFMGKLLTLIGQDPVISHEAGRYIMWLIPALFAYAVSQPLTKFLQSQSLIIPMLWSSIATLLLHIPVCWLLVFKTSLGYIGAALAISVSYWLNVFMLVAYIGCSNSCKETFSPPTLDAFSGVGVFMRLALPSALMLCFEWWSFEVIILLSGLLPNPELQTSVLSTCMTTITLMYTIAYGIGAAGSTRVANELGAGNPEGARLAVRVVMSIAVTEAVLITGALLASQHILGYAYSSDKEVVDYVNAMVPFICISVAADSLQGVLSGIARGCGSQHLGAYVNLGSFYLFGIPMSLLLGFVLKMGGKGLWMGISCGSIMQFLLLAGIVFFSNWQKMSDNARERVFGETPADKEPLMSDVTAAA, from the exons ATGGAGGACAGAGCGCCGCTGCTGCCCCGGCGCCAGGAGCCGGCGATGGCGGCGGGCAAGGGCGGTTGGTGGTgggctggggcggcggcggcggaggaggccaGGAAGGTGGCGCACGTGGCGCTGCCGATGGCGGCCGTGAGCGTGGCGCAGTACGCCGTGCAGGTGGCCTCCAACATGATGGTCGGCCACCTCCCCGGGGGCGTCCTCGCGCTCTCCGCCTCCGCCATCGCCACCTCCCTCGCCTCCGTCTCCGGATTCAGCCTCCTC ATTGGAATGGCAAGCGGCTTAGAAACTCTGTGTGGTCAAGCTTACGGGGCTGAGCAGTATGGCAGATTGGGAGTGCAAACTTACAGAGCTATGGTCACCCTGACGGCTGTCAGCATTCCAATCTCACTTCTCTGGGTATTCATGGGGAAACTCCTGACCCTCATAGGCCAGGACCCGGTGATCTCGCATGAAGCCGGAAGATACATAATGTGGTTGATTCCGGCCCTCTTTGCATATGCTGTCAGCCAGCCCCTAACAAAGTTCTTACAGTCTCAGAGTCTGATAATCCCTATGCTTTGGTCCTCCATTGCAACATTGCTCCTCCACATTCCTGTTTGCTGGTTATTAGTGTTCAAGACCAGCCTTGGGTACATTGGAGCCGCTTTGGCGATAAGTGTATCATACTGGTTGAACGTGTTCATGCTTGTTGCGTACATCGGATGCTCAAACTCTTGTAAGGAGACATTCTCGCCTCCTACACTCGATGCTTTCAGTGGAGTGGGTGTGTTCATGCGCCTAGCTCTGCCGTCTGCACTAATGTTATG TTTTGAATGGTGGTCATTTGAGGTCATTATTCTTCTGTCTGGACTTCTACCCAATCCAGAGCTGCAAACTTCAGTTCTGTCTACATG CATGACAACAATCACATTGATGTATACTATAGCATATGGGATTGGTGCTGCTGGAAG CACTCGTGTAGCAAATGAATTAGGTGCCGGGAATCCTGAAGGTGCTCGACTGGCTGTCCGCGTTGTCATGTCTATTGCTGTGACTGAGGCGGTTCTCATCACTGGGGCACTGTTAGCATCCCAGCACATCTTGGGCTATGCATACAGCAGTGATAAGgaggttgttgattacgtcaatgCAATGGTTCCCTTCATCTGCATCTCAGTTGCTGCTGATAGCCTACAAGGAGTTCTCTCAG GTATCGCTCGAGGCTGTGGGTCGCAGCACCTGGGTGCCTATGTTAACCTCGGCTCGTTCTATCTGTTTGGGATTCCAATGTCCCTCCTTCTCGGGTTTGTTCTGAAGATGGGAGGAAAAGGGCTTTGGATGGGCATTTCCTGCGGCTCCATAATGCAATTCCTACTCCTCGCCGGCATAGTGTTCTTCAGCAACTGGCAAAAGATG TCTGACAATGCGAGGGAGCGAGTATTCGGCGAAACCCCAGCGGACAAGGAGCCTTTGATGTCTGATGTAACGGCCGCTGCGTAA
- the LOC123449542 gene encoding disease resistance protein Pik-2-like isoform X1 has product MEAVVSASHGAVQILLRKLGNILATKYTLLHGIRGEIQELKDELESMTACLRDLADNDDHNEQTMTWMKQVREVAFDVEDCMDRFCHHLSRNHGDRHGLLEYLHRMFNMVRTLRVRHKVATDIQCLKSRAQKVSDRKLRYTYSLDDSAGRSGKALGTSYSHLGSLDRWLPAIHGDGPGLVGMGKMTDAVVGLLNEQRLATVGPRVLSMVGFGGVGKTTLATTVYNSPKLGGIQCRAFIPVSQTYDVRSLLESMLKQLLASAKKDKNDDPLKNIKDWDERDLFVKIKQHLADKRYLIILDDVWRAAAWDQLNVAIPRNNNQGSIIITTRSQEVAENCCTSSNIYKMNRLDKGDSEKLFFKTVFNPGQCPIDLLEVSKVILRRCNGLPLAIVSIGRMLARRQNQTPAEWQTVCNRLGSELETNPTLEGMRRILSLSYSDLPYHLKACFLYLCAFREDSEIRIGSLIRRWAAEGLIIGMYDRSLEEIAQIYLDEFVSRSIVIPEKFGCSGKIKSCKVHDMMLEVIIAKSVKENFISFLGSGQYNTTAGHDKVRRLFIHTGGTKEKITFPSKNIVHTRSLTILDSTVKPVPIKFSDLKLIRVLDLEGCRWLSDKNLKEICKLSLLRYLSLRNTAIPQLPNSVGKLKELVTLDVRETSVVEFPKGITQLQNLNHLLVGSYAYYTRTRSVKHFGWSEGAKVPLGLGNMGALQRISHADISTEKSSRAMRELGKLCQLTRLCVVNMKEAKFWKPFAESLDELSNSLRYLMVVDGSLEGEELEFLVRLKNPPLFLQSLHLKGRLTKLPDWVSSLNNLASLSLRETYHLTEASFKVLGKLPSLVSLKLYCWGYAGSALRFEEDMFLQLKQLVVDNLENLEKLSFRGGARNLERLTLAFLRVPSRGIHGIGKENLRHLREVEFFGVIVESIFDQVFEAAKEYPNHLKVTREDRPTTEAPQGPAQQVDNTGPGTGSSEQEPTDQQVDMPALRCEDEDDEATPAWRVPPSTCPHAYIL; this is encoded by the exons ATGGAGGCTGTAGTGAGCGCCTCCCATGGCGCCGTGCAGATTCTGTTGAGGAAGCTTGGCAACATCCTCGCCACCAAATACACGCTTCTCCATGGCATTCGTGGGGAGATCCAGGAGCTCAAGGATGAGCTTGAGAGCATGACCGCGTGTCTCCGCGACCTCGCAGACAATGATGATCACAACGAACAA ACTATGACTTGGATGAAACAAGTGAGGGAGGTCGCGTTTGATGTGGAGGACTGTATGGACAGGTTCTGCCATCACCTCAGCAGGAACCATGGAGACCGTCATGGACTCCTGGAATACCTCCATAGGATGTTCAACATGGTGCGAACATTGAGGGTGCGGCACAAGGTGGCCACCGATATCCAGTGCCTCAAGTCTCGTGCCCAGAAAGTGAGTGACCGGAAGCTCAGGTACACGTACAGTCTAGACGACTCGGCTGGGCGGTCGGGCAAAGCACTTGGCACTTCGTACAGCCACCTCGGCAGTTTGGACCGCTGGCTGCCAGCAATCCATGGTGACGGGCCCGGGCTAGTCGGGATGGGCAAAATGACTGATGCTGTGGTCGGGCTGCTCAACGAGCAACGCCTGGCAACGGTGGGTCCCCGAGTGCTGTCCATGGTGGGGTTCGGTGGCGTCGGCAAGACCACCCTCGCGACGACCGTATACAACAGCCCAAAGTTGGGTGGCATCCAATGTCGCGCTTTCATTCCGGTGTCCCAAACATACGACGTTCGTTCTCTTCTGGAGTCCATGCTGAAACAGCTTTTAGCTTCGGCTAAAAAAGATAAAAATGATGATCCCCTCAAGAACATTAAAGACTGGGATGAAAGAGATTTATTTGTCAAGATCAAACAACATTTGGCTGACAAGAG GTACTTGATCATTCTGGATGACGTTTGGCGAGCAGCTGCATGGGATCAGCTAAATGTAGCTATTCCTCGTAATAATAATCAGGGCAGCATAATAATTACTACACGCAGTCAGGAGGTAGCGGAAAATTGCTGCACCTCTTCCAATATCTATAAAATGAATCGGTTAGACAAGGGTGATTCAGAGAAGCTATTCTTCAAGACAGTATTTAATCCAGGGCAATGCCCGATTGATCTGCTGGAAGTCTCCAAGGTCATATTGAGAAGGTGCAACGGTCTACCTCTAGCTATAGTGAGCATAGGACGAATGCTAGCCCGGAGGCAAAACCAGACACCAGCAGAATGGCAAACAGTATGTAATAGGCTGGGTTCTGAACTAGAGACAAACCCCACTTTGGAGGGAATGAGACGGATACTTTCTCTCAGCTACAGTGATCTGCCGTACCATCTGAAAGCATGTTTCTTATACCTGTGTGCTTTCCGTGAGGATTCTGAGATCAGAATAGGCTCTCTGATTAGACGGTGGGCGGCCGAAGGCTTGATCATTGGAATGTATGACCGCAGTTTGGAGGAGATTGCTCAGATTTATTTGGACGAGTTTGTCAGTAGAAGCATTGTCATCCCTGAAAAGTTTGGCTGCAGCGGCAAGATTAAGAGTTGTAAAGTCCACGACATGATGCTAGAAGTTATCATCGCCAAATCTGTCAAGGAAAATTTCATCTCGTTCCTAGGGAGCGGTCAATACAACACAACAGCAGGCCATGACAAGGTACGACGGCTCTTCATCCATACTGGTGGCACCAAGGAGAAGATAACTTTTCCCAGCAAGAACATAGTCCATACCCGTTCACTGACAATTCTGGACAGCACTGTGAAACCTGTACCTATCAAGTTTTCTGATTTGAAACTTATAAGGGTTTTAGATCTTGAAGGATGTAGATGGTTAAGCGATAAAAACCTCAAGGAGATTTGCAAACTGTCTCTGCTGAGATACCTCAGCCTTAGAAATACTGCCATACCCCAACTACCCAATTCAGTAGGAAAACTTAAAGAATTGGTGACACTGGATGTGAGGGAAACTTCTGTCGTTGAATTTCCGAAAGGCATTACTCAGCTCCAGAATCTGAATCATCTACTTGTAGGCAGTTATGCCTATTACACGAGGACACGAAGTGTCAAGCATTTTGGGTGGAGTGAAGGAGCGAAGGTGCCACTTGGATTAGGGAATATGGGTGCCCTCCAGAGAATCTCTCATGCAGACATTTCTACAGAGAAAAGCTCGCGTGCAATGCGTGAGCTGGGAAAATTGTGCCAGTTGACCAGACTTTGTGTAGTCAACATGAAGGAAGCAAAGTTTTGGAAACCCTTTGCTGAGTCTTTGGATGAGCTTAGCAACTCTCTTCGCTATCTAATGGTTGTGGACGGTtcactggaaggcgaggagctggAATTCTTAGTACGCCTGAAGAATCCCCCTCTGTTTTTGCAGAGCCTGCATTTGAAGGGACGGCTAACTAAGCTGCCTGACTGGGTTTCATCGCTCAATAACTTGGCCAGTCTGTCGCTTAGAGAAACTTACCACTTGACTGAGGCATCCTTTAAGGTTCTAGGGAAACTCCCCAGTCTTGTTTCTCTCAAGCTATACTGCTGGGGATATGCTGGGAGTGCCTTACGTTTTGAAGAGGACATGTTTCTCCAACTGAAGCAATTGGTCGTGGATAATTTGGAAAATCTCGAGAAACTCAGCTTCCGTGGGGGTGCACGTAATCTTGAGAGGCTCACATTGGCCTTCCTGAGGGTGCCCAGTAGAGGCATTCATGGCATTGGAAAAGAAAACCTGCGTCATCTAAGAGAAGTTGAGTTCTTCGGCGTCATTGTAGAGTCTATCTTTGACCAGGTGTTTGAGGCGGCCAAAGAATATCCAAATCATCTGAAAGTCACCAGGGAGGATCGACCTACTACGGAAGCTCCACAAGGACCCGCCCAGCAAGTGGACAACACCGGCCCAG GGACGGGGAGCAGTGAGCAGGAGCCAACCGACCAGCAGGTGGATATGCCTGCACTACGATGCGAAGATGAAGATGACGAGGCAACACCAGCTTGGCGTGTGCCGCCTTCTACGTGTCCTCACGCTTATATCTTGTGA
- the LOC123449542 gene encoding disease resistance protein Pik-2-like isoform X2 produces MEAVVSASHGAVQILLRKLGNILATKYTLLHGIRGEIQELKDELESMTACLRDLADNDDHNEQTMTWMKQVREVAFDVEDCMDRFCHHLSRNHGDRHGLLEYLHRMFNMVRTLRVRHKVATDIQCLKSRAQKVSDRKLRYTYSLDDSAGRSGKALGTSYSHLGSLDRWLPAIHGDGPGLVGMGKMTDAVVGLLNEQRLATVGPRVLSMVGFGGVGKTTLATTVYNSPKLGGIQCRAFIPVSQTYDVRSLLESMLKQLLASAKKDKNDDPLKNIKDWDERDLFVKIKQHLADKRYLIILDDVWRAAAWDQLNVAIPRNNNQGSIIITTRSQEVAENCCTSSNIYKMNRLDKGDSEKLFFKTVFNPGQCPIDLLEVSKVILRRCNGLPLAIVSIGRMLARRQNQTPAEWQTVCNRLGSELETNPTLEGMRRILSLSYSDLPYHLKACFLYLCAFREDSEIRIGSLIRRWAAEGLIIGMYDRSLEEIAQIYLDEFVSRSIVIPEKFGCSGKIKSCKVHDMMLEVIIAKSVKENFISFLGSGQYNTTAGHDKVRRLFIHTGGTKEKITFPSKNIVHTRSLTILDSTVKPVPIKFSDLKLIRVLDLEGCRWLSDKNLKEICKLSLLRYLSLRNTAIPQLPNSVGKLKELVTLDVRETSVVEFPKGITQLQNLNHLLVGSYAYYTRTRSVKHFGWSEGAKVPLGLGNMGALQRISHADISTEKSSRAMRELGKLCQLTRLCVVNMKEAKFWKPFAESLDELSNSLRYLMVVDGSLEGEELEFLVRLKNPPLFLQSLHLKGRLTKLPDWVSSLNNLASLSLRETYHLTEASFKVLGKLPSLVSLKLYCWGYAGSALRFEEDMFLQLKQLVVDNLENLEKLSFRGGARNLERLTLAFLRVPSRGIHGIGKENLRHLREVEFFGVIVESIFDQVFEAAKEYPNHLKVTREDRPTTEAPQGPAQQVDNTGPVM; encoded by the exons ATGGAGGCTGTAGTGAGCGCCTCCCATGGCGCCGTGCAGATTCTGTTGAGGAAGCTTGGCAACATCCTCGCCACCAAATACACGCTTCTCCATGGCATTCGTGGGGAGATCCAGGAGCTCAAGGATGAGCTTGAGAGCATGACCGCGTGTCTCCGCGACCTCGCAGACAATGATGATCACAACGAACAA ACTATGACTTGGATGAAACAAGTGAGGGAGGTCGCGTTTGATGTGGAGGACTGTATGGACAGGTTCTGCCATCACCTCAGCAGGAACCATGGAGACCGTCATGGACTCCTGGAATACCTCCATAGGATGTTCAACATGGTGCGAACATTGAGGGTGCGGCACAAGGTGGCCACCGATATCCAGTGCCTCAAGTCTCGTGCCCAGAAAGTGAGTGACCGGAAGCTCAGGTACACGTACAGTCTAGACGACTCGGCTGGGCGGTCGGGCAAAGCACTTGGCACTTCGTACAGCCACCTCGGCAGTTTGGACCGCTGGCTGCCAGCAATCCATGGTGACGGGCCCGGGCTAGTCGGGATGGGCAAAATGACTGATGCTGTGGTCGGGCTGCTCAACGAGCAACGCCTGGCAACGGTGGGTCCCCGAGTGCTGTCCATGGTGGGGTTCGGTGGCGTCGGCAAGACCACCCTCGCGACGACCGTATACAACAGCCCAAAGTTGGGTGGCATCCAATGTCGCGCTTTCATTCCGGTGTCCCAAACATACGACGTTCGTTCTCTTCTGGAGTCCATGCTGAAACAGCTTTTAGCTTCGGCTAAAAAAGATAAAAATGATGATCCCCTCAAGAACATTAAAGACTGGGATGAAAGAGATTTATTTGTCAAGATCAAACAACATTTGGCTGACAAGAG GTACTTGATCATTCTGGATGACGTTTGGCGAGCAGCTGCATGGGATCAGCTAAATGTAGCTATTCCTCGTAATAATAATCAGGGCAGCATAATAATTACTACACGCAGTCAGGAGGTAGCGGAAAATTGCTGCACCTCTTCCAATATCTATAAAATGAATCGGTTAGACAAGGGTGATTCAGAGAAGCTATTCTTCAAGACAGTATTTAATCCAGGGCAATGCCCGATTGATCTGCTGGAAGTCTCCAAGGTCATATTGAGAAGGTGCAACGGTCTACCTCTAGCTATAGTGAGCATAGGACGAATGCTAGCCCGGAGGCAAAACCAGACACCAGCAGAATGGCAAACAGTATGTAATAGGCTGGGTTCTGAACTAGAGACAAACCCCACTTTGGAGGGAATGAGACGGATACTTTCTCTCAGCTACAGTGATCTGCCGTACCATCTGAAAGCATGTTTCTTATACCTGTGTGCTTTCCGTGAGGATTCTGAGATCAGAATAGGCTCTCTGATTAGACGGTGGGCGGCCGAAGGCTTGATCATTGGAATGTATGACCGCAGTTTGGAGGAGATTGCTCAGATTTATTTGGACGAGTTTGTCAGTAGAAGCATTGTCATCCCTGAAAAGTTTGGCTGCAGCGGCAAGATTAAGAGTTGTAAAGTCCACGACATGATGCTAGAAGTTATCATCGCCAAATCTGTCAAGGAAAATTTCATCTCGTTCCTAGGGAGCGGTCAATACAACACAACAGCAGGCCATGACAAGGTACGACGGCTCTTCATCCATACTGGTGGCACCAAGGAGAAGATAACTTTTCCCAGCAAGAACATAGTCCATACCCGTTCACTGACAATTCTGGACAGCACTGTGAAACCTGTACCTATCAAGTTTTCTGATTTGAAACTTATAAGGGTTTTAGATCTTGAAGGATGTAGATGGTTAAGCGATAAAAACCTCAAGGAGATTTGCAAACTGTCTCTGCTGAGATACCTCAGCCTTAGAAATACTGCCATACCCCAACTACCCAATTCAGTAGGAAAACTTAAAGAATTGGTGACACTGGATGTGAGGGAAACTTCTGTCGTTGAATTTCCGAAAGGCATTACTCAGCTCCAGAATCTGAATCATCTACTTGTAGGCAGTTATGCCTATTACACGAGGACACGAAGTGTCAAGCATTTTGGGTGGAGTGAAGGAGCGAAGGTGCCACTTGGATTAGGGAATATGGGTGCCCTCCAGAGAATCTCTCATGCAGACATTTCTACAGAGAAAAGCTCGCGTGCAATGCGTGAGCTGGGAAAATTGTGCCAGTTGACCAGACTTTGTGTAGTCAACATGAAGGAAGCAAAGTTTTGGAAACCCTTTGCTGAGTCTTTGGATGAGCTTAGCAACTCTCTTCGCTATCTAATGGTTGTGGACGGTtcactggaaggcgaggagctggAATTCTTAGTACGCCTGAAGAATCCCCCTCTGTTTTTGCAGAGCCTGCATTTGAAGGGACGGCTAACTAAGCTGCCTGACTGGGTTTCATCGCTCAATAACTTGGCCAGTCTGTCGCTTAGAGAAACTTACCACTTGACTGAGGCATCCTTTAAGGTTCTAGGGAAACTCCCCAGTCTTGTTTCTCTCAAGCTATACTGCTGGGGATATGCTGGGAGTGCCTTACGTTTTGAAGAGGACATGTTTCTCCAACTGAAGCAATTGGTCGTGGATAATTTGGAAAATCTCGAGAAACTCAGCTTCCGTGGGGGTGCACGTAATCTTGAGAGGCTCACATTGGCCTTCCTGAGGGTGCCCAGTAGAGGCATTCATGGCATTGGAAAAGAAAACCTGCGTCATCTAAGAGAAGTTGAGTTCTTCGGCGTCATTGTAGAGTCTATCTTTGACCAGGTGTTTGAGGCGGCCAAAGAATATCCAAATCATCTGAAAGTCACCAGGGAGGATCGACCTACTACGGAAGCTCCACAAGGACCCGCCCAGCAAGTGGACAACACCGGCCCAG TTATGTAG